From the Cryptococcus neoformans var. neoformans JEC21 chromosome 6 sequence genome, the window GGAAGATCGAAAGATTTCTTCACTCGCGCACCGATGAATTGTCCTCCGGAAAGGTCACCGAGGTATCGCACGTAAGCGTGGGCAAGAAGGCCTGGAGCGGTGACGGGAGAAGCGGACAGTGTTCGGACGTGGCTGAGGTAGTTTGTCAAAGGCCTGGGAGGGTCGTTGAATATGGGCGcaatgaaggagggaagagggaacGGAGGAAGCGGAGTGGCAGGCTCATTGAGAGAGACATTGGTCTCCACGGCAGTCTTGTCCTTGGGCAAGAGGGTGAGGAGGTAATTGATATCGGCAGCGAGAGGGGCAGCACGGGCGAGGAGGGCTGGGTCATAGGTGGGGGCGAGGACGGGATTTGAGGAGTTCTCTTGGAGGCCGAGTTCAAGCACGCTAGGTGACACATTAGCGAATTTAGTCCAAAGGAGTCGGTCACCATCAGAGCCGAACTTGTGGTACAACACATGGGACTTACTCGTAGATCCTCCAAAGAGCGGCAAGCCATCTGATGTACTCCTCCAAACCCAAGTCGCCTTGAACCAGAGCTGCAGCACCAGCAGAGTGCTCAGCCTTGACGTGGGCCCTCTTGGTACCGAGCTTAAGCAAAGACGAGATGGGGTTCCTCAAATCCAGTTCAGGAAGACCATCAATGCCAGGCTCGGTGATCTTCGCTGACGATTGAGCGGGATGCTCCAAGGGTGGGGTGTTGGGTCGGAACGAGGGGGTGTCGAGCGGGCTGGAGACGCCGATGTGCAACTGGGAAGCAGCGACAATGTTAGCGAATGGACAGGTGCGATCGGCCATgatgaaagtgaagaaTAAGGAGACCGGGGAGATCAATAGCTAAGAGATTAATGGAACTGGCAATAGTAAGACAATAATACGTCTGAAGACGCAATAGGATCACCAAGATGGTGTGATGATGGGAAGGCTTAGATTAGTGACAAAATAACTCACTTGCTTATCAGATACGGCGGTCTGCATCTTGGCGCGCAAATCTGGTCAGTGGTGAAAATCAAAGGAAGGGCGTAGACAAGATACTGATGGACAATAATGGAGGTATTGGACTGAGGAATTGAGGGCCGTCGTTGACGTGGAAGGGCGAAGAGAGAAGCGCGGGAAGATCAGAGAAACAGAAGAATATGCCAAGTGTTGTAGGTAACGGAACAAATGCCGGAGAAGCGAAATGGCGACAGCAGTTATCTCGAGCGATATCGGCCGAGTGGAGATCGTCGTGTGGGTGTTTTGGATTTTTCATGCATGCAAATAATTTTCGGAAAATCGTACTTTTGCCAGCTTGAGCTAACGCATGGTAAAGCAAACTCCTAAGGAGCTACATAGgtcttgagaagaaggttgtgCTGCATTATAAAAAATGCAATCCCGGACACACTGTAAGTTCCCCAAGACCTTTCTACGTCGCGTTCGCGTATGTAGCCAGTTCCCGCAGCGAACCTGCTGGCACTCAGCCATCGATACGTAACGGGTTAGGGCAGTTAGTGTATTAGCAATACGCTGCTATTGAACCAGTACATATCATAATCAACTCCCCCAGTACAGCGATATATACAgccttttctcctccacgCCCGCCATGAACGCTGCCCGATACACTCATTGCAAGCATGAACAACGGTAATGCGCCCTTCACAAATCGTGCACGCGTGAGTCAAAGTCAACTTCCATCACTATTATCCACTGACCTCCCATGCGCAGAACCGACAAGCGAGGATCACAAAAATGCCGCCTCTAGAAGACCCCATACCACCTCCTATAACACCTCAACACGGCATaaagaaaggaaagctCTTCGTCACTGACTTTACCATTACAATACCCGGTTCAAATGCTCGAAACCCGGCTGGACATGAGCCAGGACCTTCAAAATGGCATACGCTGGAGTTCCGATTGTATACTCTAGTATTTATTATGGTGGTACCAATGATGATATGGGTTCCTATGAGAGTCAGCTTGCGTGGGTTCAAGTCCTTGGAGAGAGAGTATGGCAGAACTGATCGTTGAGCGCAGCAAGCCATCCCAACTACTATAAATTTGCCCACAAGCTGTCACCAGGTTGGCTCTTTGGAAGACCTGTTGTACGCTTCCCGTGAATCAAATGCTCGCCTTGGTCTTATTGACACGAAATTTAGGATAACAGTGACACCCAATACCGATCCTTCCGAGACAACCTTCTCGCCCTTGTCGTCCTTTCCTCCGCTTACCTTgtcacttcttctcttcaagcCCGCTTAgctccatccccttcttccaggGCCAAATTTATTGCACTATTCTCCACATTTATGATAATACTCCTCCATGGAACTTCAGCTATCAAGATCATCGCTCTGCTAGCCATCAACTATCACGTCTCGAAATTTCCCGCCACGCCTTTAATCCGCAAATTTTGGCCCTGGTTGATAATCTGTGGAAACATGGCAATTCTCTTGTTTAACGAGATATGGGAAGGATACAAGTTTGGAAGTTTGCATGCGAAGCTCGGCGTACTGGTGAGCGAGTCTTATAAAAAAACTTAAACGGGGCTAACGTGATCATGTAGGACACTTATAAGGGACTGTTGCCTAGATGGCATGTCGGTTTCAACATTACGATGATGAGACTGGTTTCTTTTGGCCTAGACTATATCTGGAAAGAACCATCGAATAACACATCCGTAAGCTCCGTTATCGTCTTAAAATGGATAAATATTAAGAGAGCCTTAAGCCTCCAGCAGAATATCGCAAGCGTGTTCAGACATCTGGCGCCGAACAAGATTATTCATTCATCAATTACATGGCATACTGCTTGTACCCTCCTCTGTATATTGCGGGCCCTATTATGACCTTCAATGATTTTTTATGGCAGGTATGCTTCTTAAGACCTCTCCTGAAGTAAGCGGAATGGCTGATAGCTCCGGCAGCTTCGAGCTCCTGCGTCAATTAGCGTACGAGCGAAGCTGACTTATGCTGTCCGCTTTCTGTTCTGCATCCTGACCATGGAGTCAATACTCCATACAATCTATGTTGTGGCAATTAAAGACACAGCGGCCTGGGAGGGAGATTCGCCCGCCGAGTTGAGCATGATAGGATTCTGGAATTTGGTGATAGTATGGTTGAAGGTATATTCGTACATTTCTGGATTCCCGCATTTGTGCTGACAAATATTGCCTATAGCTGCTCATTCCTTGGAGATTCTTCCGTCTTTGGGCTCTACTCGATGGCGTTGATCCTCCTGAGAACATGATCCGTTGTGTCGCGAACAATTATTCGGCTTTGGGTTTCTGGCGTAGCTGGCATCGAAGCTTCAACCTCTGGGTTGTTAGGTACGTACCTTTTTCCAGCTCTCAGCCTCTTTACCAACTTGATTGCCTCAGATATATTTACGTACCTGTGGGAGGATCGAAGAACATAATCCCAGCCACATTACTCGTCTTCACTTTCGTAGCTCTTTGGCATGATCTGTCATTCAAATTGCTTGCGTGGGGATGGCTGGTCAGCTTATTCCTCGTTCCTGAAATACTGGTGAGAAAATTATTCGCTGCAGACAAGGTATGTGGAGGTTTCTATGTCGCGGGGCGGACGACTTACCATTATGACCGAAGTATGGAGCGCATCCTCTATATCGTCATGCCTGCGCTGTAGGCGCCGTGGCCAACATTCTACTTATGATGACTGCCAACCTTGTCGGTTTTGTCTTGGGTCTCGACGGGACAAAGCATCTTTTGCACGAACTTACATCGACAATATCAGGTGCGCCATTCTAATCTAACAGCATAAAAGTTTATTCATTTACACTGCATGATAGGGTGGTCTTTCATGCTGTTTGCGAGCTCATGTCTATTTGTCGCCGCGCAAGTCATGTTTGAATAccgggaggaagaaaagcgcAGAGGATTAGACAGGCGATGTTGAAATAAGCAATAGACTCCGTACAATGACATTTGGGATCACTTGGATCAAGCATTTTGAAGAATTAGGAGCTGTGAAGTGAAAGTCATCATGGAGCGCCAATCGACAGTAATTCAATGGCTGTAGCCACGCCGAATATAGATGTAATTCGGCAAAAGTCTCCACCACAATCGGATATGGTACATTGATACCCAAAGGACAGAAAACAGTATAGTCGGAGCCCAAAGCTTTTCGAGCTTTACAGTTGCTCCAGACATGGCCCACTTGCAATCGCCTGTCCACTTTGTGATACCTAAAGTAATAATATCTTTCACCATCAAACAATTTGCAGCAGTGATTTTATCGCGCTACAGCATTTGTGTTGCATCTGTCGACATGGGACATCTTGCCATCCACTATCAGGAATTAACCTCCGCTTTCATGCTCTACCATTTACCATCTGCAAACAGGAATAAGgcctctttcatcttccaacgAATGTCCAGCCAGCAGTGGCCACGGCCACCACCCAATCTGATGCCTTATCCGATCTTCCATCAGACAACTGGAGGAGCGAGGGAAAATGATAGCCGGTATGTACTATGGTGATGCGGGTTACTGCAGTACGAGTATTGGGTCACTTCGCAACGACCATTGTACTAGCGGGCATAGCATAGGTCGTCCTATCCTTATTTGTCTGTCCTCCGCCAGCCACCAACGCGCGCAGTTTTCTTCCCCGATCGACGGATTTCGCCGCTCAGCCTTATTTATTTATCTCGAGCTCCGCTATCATTTGCCTCCACCTGACGCGTCCACCACCACGCTATTGGCCCGTCCTTATCTATATCTTGTTGCTCTTTGCTGATGCCTGAACGTTTTAATTCACGCCAATACATGTCGCAGCTCACGGCTTGTGAGTTATGATTTACATCAGGCCAACTCTTGCAGACTATTCGTTAACTGCATATCTCAAACATCGTAGTCGTGGGTGGAGAGCCGTGTTGTTGGAAATTGAAGCGCTAAATGAAAGATAACGTGGGAATGACCACCGGAAATAGCGGTCTATTTTCTGAAAGTGTACTGGTACGATATCGTTCAATATGGTCAGATTATATGTCAAAGGTTTACTCGAAAAGCAAGGTGAGGGATTCATACCATCGTGTGCTGATAAGCAGCTCACCCTACCTGTTTTCTTATTGGTGCGTACTCGCAATCTTGTCCACTCTTAAACAGCCGTTAGGAACAGCTCCTCAAGGCGCAGGCACAATAATGTCAATCTTAATACCATGATTGGAAAACACCGTTCTGCGATATTAGCCGATTGGAAAAAATCTATCGAATCAATAGTAATGATCCCGAATGTCGAAACACTGTAAGTATGTGTCCTCTTCCCGGGTACCGTAATAGTCCTTATCGCTGGCTATCATGAATTGTACTCTTGGAAATGAATCAGTGCTGCGGTCAAATATGACTTTTATTCTTTGGCTTCGACCTTATCTTCTGTCTGGACTGTTTTCCAATACCAAACAGGGTTTAACTGCCTTACAAATTGTATCAGCCGATAGGCAAGTCTGGAAGGGTATAAGTGTCTTCGGTATCCACCATTCTGGTGAATCCCTATGTTGCTAAAGACTAGCCTGACAGCTAATTACAGGCGTACTCCTTAGTCACCATCGCACCTCGAAACTCACGATAACCATATACACATCACGAAGCTACGATTTAACATGTCTGCCGAGATTAAAGGAGAACATTTGACACATCACTACTTGACCAATGCCCAGCTGGACGACTACCCAGATGAGAAGCAGGTTGTCGGGAATGGAGATTTGGTGACGGTAGAGGAAGTCAAAGTCGCTGAAGACGCGTGAGTGATGACTGTAGATTATTGATGCAAACCTATCATTAATATGGTTTCCAAGCATCCTGGCGGGGGATGAATACACGGAAGAGCAATACAAGAAGCTCAAGCGCAAGGTAGACTGGGTCCTTTTGCCTCTGATGTGGTGGTGTTACGGTATCCAGCAGACGGACAAAACTGGGTGCGTTTTTGTTTCGCCCATAATTTGCTATGGGATGATACTGACAAGAAACTATGATAGTCTCGGTACAATGGTATGTCAGCATATGCGCCCGTGTGATTCTTCTCTGACGACTTGCAGAACCTGTACGGCGTGCAGGCTGACACTGGCATGCACGGCAATCAATACTCCCTGTTAACCGTGGTGTTCTGTAAGTAAAAAATCTGATAGACAACGACCAATCTACTTATGGTGTCACGCAAAGATACGGCCTATGCTGTCTGCGAGTTCCCTTCAaattttctccttcaacgTTTTAGTAAGTTTATAAGTAACCAGTAGCTGTAGTATCGAACTGACAAAACGTCAGACATGGGCAAATGCTTGACCATCTACATGTGAGTGCATGTTTGCATCCGCTGGACCTAGAGCTGATATCTACCAGGTTCTGCTGGGGTATCATTGTCCTTGCACAAGGTTTCGTCAAGTCCTTTGCGCCTTTCCTCGTTTTGCGACTGCTCCAAGGTGCTTTCGAATGCACAATCAGCCCCGGTTtcaacctcatcatcgccaaCTGGTACACATCCCAAGAACACAATTCTCGctccctcatcttccagaGTGCCAACGCCGGCTGGGGTATCGTTGTCAGTTTGACAATGTACGGTATTGCCCAAGCTGCCAACAAGAACCCTGGTGGTTTCGCGGCATGGCGAGGGATTGCCGTCTTCCTAGGTGGTCAAACTTtgcttgctgctggtgtagccttcttcttgctcggTACCCCCAACGAGGTCAGGTGGCTTaaggcagaggagaagaagatcgcCTATGCCAGAGTCATGAAGAACAACGCTGGCACTGACACGACTGGTAGAAAGACCTGGAAGTGGGGCCAAGTACGCGAAGCGTTTTTAGACCCTGCATTGTACTTTCAGTTTATCAACGCCTTTTTGGTCTCTGTGGTGGGTACACTCATAGCCGCGTGATCGTGTTACTTGAATATTCACGCCTTTTAGTGTAATGGTGCTCTTACCACCTTTGGTGCTGTCATCACTCTATCTTTTGGCTTGTAAGACCCATTGATCTTTTCCGCCTCGGAGCTGACGAAATACAATAATAACAGTTCTGAGAGTCAAGTCATCTTGTACGGTATACCTCAAAATGTTGTCTCTGTCCTTTGGTTCGCCTTTGTCGGTTTCATGACACTCAAGTTCAAGGGACTCAGGATGTACTTTATGATGATCAGtgtcatcttccccttcatcgGTGTAAGTCATCGTCCCCAATTTATTATTCTCCTTTGGATCGGTAACTGAATATAAACGATCGGTAGCTTCTTTTCATGGCTTTGCTTCCTGAGGACACCAGCTACCGATGGACCAAGTGGGGCATGTACTTTATGACTGTCACGTAAGCCTGTCCTTGGCGTCATGCTATCCAAGTACCTTGCTGACCATTTTCAACACAGCTTTattctccctctcttctctggATGGgctctcatctcttccaacacTGCCGGTCGTACCAAGCGAACTGTAATGAGCTCCACGACCTTTATCGCCTATTGGTGAGTTTTCTTCCGTCTCTATTCTCTTAGGACAACGTAGGTATGTAGTGACTAATAAACACGATACTTTTAGCGCTGGCAATATTGCCGGTTCTGAAGTTATGAAGTCCAAAGACGCCCCACACTACATTCCCGGTACCGTACgtttccatctttccctctcttctggCCTTACCTGCTAACGCTCTCTTCCGCCACTTTTCTCAACTTATCTTTTAACTAAATTCACACACAATGCAGATCGCCATCGCATGCTGTATGGGCGTTGAATTCGCCACGCTCATTATATGGCGTATCTATCTCCAATACTGTAACAGGAAAAAAACCAGGGCCATAGCTGAGATGGGGTTgagtgaggaggagattaCGAAGAAGGGACAAGCGTTGGGTGCCGAGGATGCGACGGACATGAAGAACCCTTTCTTCCTGTGAGTATATAAACCTGAATCTTCATCGATCTGTTTAAAAAAGGAACAAGGCTGATGGGTTTGATAGCTATTCCACCTAGTTCTTTTGGGATCTCTCTTGAAGCagttggaggagaagatggatgtGCGAGAGGGCCATGGAAGCTTCAGTTGTGTTGAAGGTGACTAACAAAGTTGTACTCTTCTGGATCACTATAGAGTTGTAAAGTCGAAGTTGTGCTGTCTAGTTGTTATCCTTTTTCATTTGTTAATATACCGAAAATTTTGTAGATAGGGAAAATTTTTAATTGTTCAACGGGAAATGGAATAGATCAAATGACTGACAATGTAAACAGCCATCTGATATATAGCTGAATTGGGACCAGTGCAGTGTACATGCGGATGGATCTACGTTAACCAAAGCGTCCTTGTCGTTATTCGTTTCTAATGTACAACATTATACCATCTTCCATGCGCTTCACTTCCTTCAGAATCTCTGCAAGGCGCTTTGCCTATTATTCACGCCCTAGATGCGGCCCTGACCCTGTTcgacagaagaaggcgcATCTACTTTGCCTTCATTATCCTCCGCCCACCCCTTATCATTCCCCCGAAATTCTCCATCCCCCTTTCCCCCATTCGCCCTCCTCCAATCTTTACCCTTCTTGCCGCCCTGCTCTGATGTTCTGTCTGCCCTATCCGGACACTCTTCCAAGTAATGGTCTCCCATTCCGCAGTAAGCACAC encodes:
- a CDS encoding glycerol transporter, putative → MNNGNAPFTNRARNRQARITKMPPLEDPIPPPITPQHGIKKGKLFVTDFTITIPGSNARNPAGHEPGPSKWHTLEFRLYTLVFIMVVPMMIWVPMRVSLPSHPNYYKFAHKLSPGWLFGRPVDNSDTQYRSFRDNLLALVVLSSAYLVTSSLQARLAPSPSSRAKFIALFSTFMIILLHGTSAIKIIALLAINYHVSKFPATPLIRKFWPWLIICGNMAILLFNEIWEGYKFGSLHAKLGVLDTYKGLLPRWHVGFNITMMRLVSFGLDYIWKEPSNNTSPPAEYRKRVQTSGAEQDYSFINYMAYCLYPPLYIAGPIMTFNDFLWQLRAPASISVRAKLTYAVRFLFCILTMESILHTIYVVAIKDTAAWEGDSPAELSMIGFWNLVIVWLKLLIPWRFFRLWALLDGVDPPENMIRCVANNYSALGFWRSWHRSFNLWVVRYIYVPVGGSKNIIPATLLVFTFVALWHDLSFKLLAWGWLVSLFLVPEILVRKLFAADKYGAHPLYRHACAVGAVANILLMMTANLVGFVLGLDGTKHLLHELTSTISGWSFMLFASSCLFVAAQVMFEYREEEKRRGLDRRC
- a CDS encoding heme oxygenase 2, putative, producing MQTAVSDKQLHIGVSSPLDTPSFRPNTPPLEHPAQSSAKITEPGIDGLPELDLRNPISSLLKLGTKRAHVKAEHSAGAAALVQGDLGLEEYIRWLAALWRIYDVLELGLQENSSNPVLAPTYDPALLARAAPLAADINYLLTLLPKDKTAVETNVSLNEPATPLPPFPLPSFIAPIFNDPPRPLTNYLSHVRTLSASPVTAPGLLAHAYVRYLGDLSGGQFIGARVKKSFDLPGDDGTKFYQFDFQKGGNAQGDESRAETKKRLAEVKDWYRRGMDEGVGEDQRLKADLIEEANLAFSLNTDLFSIIQVPAKDSKKAESGAVATENRPQTRAELLTQSAWFLAAALFGVFLNIYVGPLLSKLFA